Proteins co-encoded in one Halobacteriovoraceae bacterium genomic window:
- a CDS encoding DUF87 domain-containing protein: MNKILKTELFALFVVTIISFFAYYYREILPDHLLTISYRSHSLSYLSYYGSSLISILGYYTGPWIFFPFIIFSLSYTFIFSRRDIFLDVFGIIILLCSFLSSFYLMAPEFLGPGILQLISIYFSNPLMWLIFGISTIGYIVLTFRQKFFNNITYIYNKLLALGKKREITNSTSKVVLSSNRFQSSFFKTKEKTQNAFAIFKEKWLFKKRNTKEQIQNFDEDNFEDTLEERDQNEENISEVDDINVKEDILEEKIISPTRMDRNFLKTDIAPEQMHLNFNELVECISSDHSQKKRSRPSNEYFGEIIERIENKLEEFKIDGRIINILKGPVVDTFELDLGVGVKITKVTSLQEDLSLALFGAPIRMIYPLKGKQTVGIEVPRNPREIIYLDEILRANEFINSNYRLPVAMGKDAFGSPFVVDLAGMPHMLVAGATGAGKSVFVNTLLVSLLVKKSPEKMKLILIDPKQLELALYSKLPHLCMPVITDAKNASLSLMWAVQEMERRYSILKEFGVRNIEGFNAKLKQAGPELLSSIHHLYDEKSDESYELPYIVIIVDEFADLILTKAGKEIENNICRLAAKARAAGIHLVLATQRPSVDVITGLIKSNFPTRVSFRVTTSVDSRTILNAMGAERLLGKGDMIYKHGVENLRVHSGYVDENEIEALMDKICVNTATFNQNALDFLENEGEQTQNDPYAFGSHITPTNDENEDDDKYFEAVKIVTEHRSASASMLQRRLKVGYNRAANLIELMEERGVVGPAQGSKPRDVLHSPME; this comes from the coding sequence ATGAATAAAATACTAAAAACAGAACTTTTTGCCTTATTTGTAGTTACCATAATTAGCTTTTTTGCGTATTACTATAGAGAGATTTTACCAGATCATCTTTTAACGATATCTTATCGAAGTCATTCATTGAGTTATCTTAGCTATTATGGGTCTTCTCTTATTTCAATCCTAGGTTATTATACTGGTCCTTGGATATTTTTTCCTTTTATTATTTTTTCACTAAGCTATACATTTATTTTTTCACGTAGAGATATATTCTTAGATGTTTTTGGAATTATAATTTTGTTGTGTTCATTTCTATCAAGTTTCTATTTGATGGCACCTGAATTTTTAGGGCCCGGAATTCTTCAGCTCATATCAATTTATTTTTCAAATCCATTAATGTGGTTAATTTTTGGAATATCAACTATAGGATATATAGTCTTAACTTTTAGACAAAAGTTTTTTAATAACATAACATACATTTATAATAAGTTGCTTGCCTTAGGAAAAAAAAGAGAGATTACTAATTCTACTTCAAAAGTTGTTCTAAGTAGCAACAGATTTCAATCAAGTTTTTTTAAGACAAAAGAAAAAACACAAAACGCTTTTGCAATATTCAAGGAGAAATGGTTATTTAAAAAAAGGAATACAAAGGAACAAATTCAAAATTTTGATGAAGATAACTTTGAAGATACACTCGAAGAAAGAGATCAGAATGAAGAAAATATTTCTGAAGTAGACGATATTAATGTCAAAGAAGATATTTTGGAAGAAAAAATTATTTCACCAACCAGAATGGATCGAAATTTTTTAAAAACAGATATAGCGCCAGAACAAATGCATTTAAATTTTAATGAACTTGTAGAATGTATCTCGAGTGATCATAGTCAGAAAAAACGTTCTCGACCTTCGAATGAATATTTCGGAGAGATAATTGAAAGAATTGAAAATAAACTTGAAGAGTTTAAAATAGACGGAAGAATTATCAACATACTTAAAGGGCCAGTTGTTGATACATTTGAATTAGATCTTGGAGTAGGTGTTAAAATAACTAAAGTGACTTCATTACAAGAGGATCTTTCACTTGCATTATTTGGTGCTCCTATTCGAATGATCTACCCCTTAAAAGGAAAGCAAACTGTAGGAATAGAAGTACCAAGAAACCCAAGAGAAATTATCTATTTAGATGAGATCCTTAGAGCGAATGAATTTATTAACAGTAATTATAGATTACCTGTGGCCATGGGGAAGGACGCATTTGGAAGCCCATTTGTAGTTGATCTTGCAGGTATGCCTCATATGTTAGTCGCGGGGGCGACAGGTGCAGGGAAGTCAGTTTTTGTAAACACTCTGCTTGTGTCTTTACTTGTAAAGAAATCACCAGAAAAAATGAAGTTAATATTAATCGATCCAAAACAACTAGAACTCGCCTTGTATTCAAAACTTCCTCATCTATGTATGCCAGTCATTACAGATGCAAAGAATGCTTCTCTTTCTCTAATGTGGGCAGTTCAAGAGATGGAAAGAAGATATAGCATTCTCAAAGAATTTGGAGTCAGAAATATTGAGGGTTTTAATGCTAAATTAAAACAGGCCGGACCTGAATTATTATCAAGTATTCACCACCTATACGATGAAAAAAGTGATGAAAGTTATGAACTTCCCTACATCGTAATAATCGTTGATGAATTTGCTGATCTCATTTTAACTAAGGCAGGAAAAGAAATTGAAAATAATATATGCCGATTAGCTGCTAAGGCCAGAGCAGCAGGAATTCATCTTGTTCTAGCAACTCAAAGGCCATCAGTAGATGTAATCACTGGTCTAATAAAATCAAATTTTCCAACGAGAGTATCCTTTAGGGTAACAACTTCTGTAGATTCAAGAACAATACTTAATGCAATGGGTGCTGAAAGACTACTTGGAAAAGGGGATATGATTTACAAACATGGGGTTGAAAACTTAAGAGTCCATTCTGGCTATGTTGATGAAAATGAAATTGAGGCCCTTATGGATAAAATTTGTGTTAATACTGCAACTTTTAACCAGAATGCTCTAGATTTTTTAGAAAATGAAGGTGAGCAGACACAAAATGACCCATATGCTTTCGGTTCACATATTACACCAACAAATGATGAAAATGAGGATGATGACAAATATTTTGAAGCTGTGAAAATTGTGACCGAGCATCGTTCAGCAAGTGCTTCGATGCTACAACGTAGATTAAAAGTTGGTTATAATAGGGCAGCAAATCTGATTGAACTGATGGAGGAAAGAGGGGTTGTCGGACCGGCCCAAGGCTCTAAACCAAGAGATGTTCTACACTCTCCTATGGAATAA
- a CDS encoding 50S ribosomal protein L25: MQSEILKAQKRDHKSKAPLSEMRKSGWIPGTVYGKDFSPVNFKVNSQKLSKFLAHSGKVFEIEIEGIGKHLVSLEEVQKNHLRDKIMHISFHKIEAKQKLVIKLPVQLSGIAKGTKEGGIVHQVLKEVEVKGFPKDFPEFIDVDVTELSLDNHFNLADIKLPNNLEWAQDENVNLVSCHRPKVKEEATTESVAVTAPVEEIAASESSSDDNQAA, encoded by the coding sequence GTGCAATCAGAAATTTTAAAAGCTCAAAAACGCGATCATAAAAGTAAAGCTCCATTGAGTGAGATGAGAAAAAGTGGTTGGATACCAGGAACTGTTTATGGAAAAGATTTTAGTCCGGTTAATTTTAAAGTAAATTCGCAGAAACTTAGTAAATTTCTTGCTCATTCAGGTAAAGTATTTGAAATTGAGATTGAAGGGATTGGAAAGCATCTAGTTTCTTTGGAAGAAGTTCAAAAAAATCATTTACGTGATAAAATTATGCATATTTCTTTTCATAAAATTGAGGCCAAGCAAAAACTGGTGATTAAATTACCTGTCCAGCTTTCAGGCATCGCAAAGGGTACAAAAGAAGGTGGAATTGTTCATCAGGTTCTAAAAGAAGTCGAAGTAAAAGGGTTTCCAAAAGATTTTCCTGAATTTATTGATGTTGATGTAACAGAGCTTAGCTTGGATAATCATTTTAATTTAGCAGATATAAAACTTCCAAATAATCTTGAATGGGCACAAGATGAAAATGTAAACTTAGTATCGTGTCATAGACCTAAAGTCAAAGAAGAAGCTACAACTGAATCAGTAGCTGTTACTGCTCCAGTTGAAGAAATTGCAGCTTCTGAGTCATCTTCAGATGATAATCAGGCCGCATAG
- a CDS encoding peptidylprolyl isomerase, whose translation MKYLILFSILFFYSCSREEKRSDLIDKVQFDAKALEIDSNNLSKAKAILKTVHGNIIIQFYPRSAPITVTRIITLIRDGYYNGLTFHRVFKNFIVQTGDPTATGKGGSGLKLKAEFNNIPHIEGTVAMARLPSDENSADSQFYISLATSEHLDHKYTVFGQVTSGIEIVKKIQQGDKIISLTLIE comes from the coding sequence ATGAAATATTTAATCCTTTTTTCAATCTTATTTTTCTATTCATGTTCTCGTGAAGAAAAGAGATCAGATCTCATAGATAAAGTTCAATTTGATGCCAAAGCATTAGAAATTGACAGTAATAATTTAAGTAAAGCAAAAGCTATTTTAAAAACAGTTCATGGTAATATTATTATCCAATTTTATCCTCGTTCGGCCCCAATAACTGTAACGAGAATTATCACTTTAATCAGAGATGGTTATTATAACGGTCTTACTTTTCATAGAGTTTTTAAAAACTTCATCGTTCAAACTGGCGATCCTACCGCTACAGGAAAAGGAGGAAGTGGACTCAAGCTAAAGGCCGAATTCAATAATATTCCACATATAGAAGGAACTGTTGCCATGGCCAGATTGCCTAGTGACGAAAATTCTGCAGATTCACAGTTTTATATCTCTTTAGCTACTTCTGAACACCTAGATCATAAATACACTGTTTTCGGACAAGTAACGAGTGGCATTGAGATTGTTAAAAAAATTCAGCAAGGAGATAAAATCATTTCTCTCACTCTTATTGAATAA
- a CDS encoding cytochrome C oxidase subunit IV family protein, with the protein MSGEVVHKKHTKEYMIIFVALAVLTVIEVLIPDFPIAYIFRASSLTLLAISKAFLVAFFYMHLKEETKYMAFLAAVPCVAAIYAIALMLETISR; encoded by the coding sequence ATGTCTGGTGAGGTCGTACACAAAAAACATACAAAAGAATATATGATCATTTTTGTGGCCCTGGCCGTTCTGACGGTCATAGAAGTTCTCATTCCTGATTTCCCTATTGCCTATATTTTCAGAGCATCATCTTTAACTTTACTGGCCATAAGTAAGGCCTTTCTTGTTGCTTTTTTTTATATGCACCTTAAAGAAGAAACAAAATATATGGCATTTTTAGCGGCCGTTCCATGTGTTGCGGCCATTTATGCTATCGCATTAATGCTTGAAACGATTTCAAGATAA
- a CDS encoding SCO family protein, translating to MSIEITQGHLRDDSLLEKVVVSKTFWVLICTFFFGYPLIKSINRKLPDPLPVYYGVTDFNLSDEFGKPFGSKDLLGKVYIANFFFTSCTSTCPHLMKELQKIQKRLKGVGQSTAIVSFTVDPLTDTPEKLFKHSRKLNSNPWVWKFLTGNEETLRKTIEGGFKVVLGESKGKNDFQLYDIAHSEKLVLVDQKGRVRGLYSLDKNSINQLMLDVGLLVNNSFNRQI from the coding sequence ATGAGCATAGAGATTACACAAGGACATTTAAGAGATGATTCTTTACTTGAAAAAGTTGTTGTATCTAAAACATTTTGGGTTTTAATTTGTACTTTCTTTTTTGGTTACCCTTTAATCAAATCGATCAATAGAAAACTTCCTGATCCATTGCCTGTATACTACGGGGTTACGGATTTTAATCTAAGTGATGAATTTGGCAAACCTTTTGGAAGCAAAGACCTTTTAGGCAAAGTTTATATCGCAAATTTCTTTTTTACTTCTTGCACATCGACTTGTCCTCATCTCATGAAAGAATTGCAAAAAATTCAAAAACGATTGAAAGGTGTAGGGCAATCCACTGCAATTGTATCTTTCACAGTAGACCCCCTTACGGATACACCTGAAAAGCTTTTTAAACATTCTAGAAAACTAAATAGTAACCCATGGGTATGGAAATTTCTTACGGGAAATGAAGAAACTTTACGAAAAACAATTGAGGGTGGGTTTAAAGTTGTATTGGGAGAATCAAAGGGCAAAAATGATTTTCAATTGTATGATATCGCTCATAGTGAAAAGCTCGTTTTGGTAGATCAAAAAGGAAGAGTAAGAGGTCTTTACTCTTTAGATAAAAATAGTATAAATCAGCTCATGCTTGATGTAGGATTATTGGTAAACAATAGTTTTAACAGACAAATATAA
- a CDS encoding c-type cytochrome, with product MKGIVSTLLLLSTLLSLVSCQDERAQFYESKIFAGGVVASADDLNKGRRIYQEYCMACHGVKGDGQGVASKGLVPPPRNFTLGLFKFGKVPSGELPHDSHLKNIILNGLNGTGMLPWDLKEKQLFQVVQYIKTFAPKAWEGKDKKLGKEIEVTKDPYGMAHKKSAIERGKFVYHMQAQCQACHRGYATKQEMDTWSMKTDGSNFEMDKEFYKIKLQDSEHGYQAIPVDFTWHFVRSAKTVEDLYVRIASGVGGTSMPAWIDTLSTDDIWAVAHYVKSLIDIKNTPQRKKLIDSLK from the coding sequence ATGAAAGGAATTGTCTCTACTTTACTTTTATTATCTACATTGCTTTCTCTTGTCTCTTGCCAAGATGAAAGAGCGCAGTTTTATGAAAGCAAAATATTTGCAGGGGGAGTTGTCGCTTCTGCAGATGATTTAAATAAGGGGAGAAGAATTTATCAAGAATATTGTATGGCCTGTCATGGAGTGAAAGGTGACGGTCAAGGTGTTGCTTCTAAAGGACTAGTACCTCCTCCTCGAAATTTTACACTCGGATTATTCAAATTTGGGAAAGTCCCTTCAGGTGAACTTCCTCATGATTCGCATTTAAAAAATATTATATTAAATGGATTGAATGGAACTGGAATGTTGCCATGGGATCTTAAGGAAAAACAACTGTTTCAAGTTGTTCAATATATTAAGACTTTCGCTCCTAAAGCTTGGGAAGGAAAAGATAAAAAATTAGGCAAAGAAATAGAGGTTACCAAAGATCCATATGGTATGGCCCATAAGAAAAGTGCTATCGAAAGAGGTAAATTTGTCTACCATATGCAGGCCCAATGTCAGGCATGTCATAGAGGCTATGCTACAAAACAAGAAATGGATACTTGGAGCATGAAGACCGATGGTTCAAATTTTGAGATGGATAAAGAATTTTACAAAATTAAACTTCAAGACTCTGAGCATGGTTACCAGGCCATTCCGGTAGATTTTACTTGGCATTTTGTAAGGTCAGCAAAAACAGTAGAAGACCTATATGTAAGAATTGCTTCTGGTGTTGGTGGAACATCTATGCCTGCTTGGATAGATACTCTTTCTACAGATGACATATGGGCCGTTGCACATTACGTAAAATCTCTAATTGATATAAAAAATACTCCACAAAGAAAAAAACTAATTGATAGTTTAAAATAA
- a CDS encoding cytochrome c oxidase subunit 3, with translation MNTAQNTLITKVQTSERVASSIGMAVLLISFSMLFLTLFMGYAVYRLTANVWPPLGMDQLPSFQAHISTSIILISSISFYLFQEKKILPYLYTALLMGLLFVFSQFQLWSTLKVNGIYAGSGIFASIIYGYTWTHAAHILLGLIGLLSLVFRVNKVNFLQQEGLVINIGKFWHFLAVVWLIIYALIFVI, from the coding sequence ATGAATACTGCACAAAACACTTTAATCACAAAGGTACAAACTTCTGAAAGAGTGGCCTCTTCAATCGGAATGGCAGTATTATTAATTTCATTTTCAATGCTCTTTTTAACTCTATTTATGGGTTATGCTGTCTACCGTCTCACGGCCAACGTATGGCCTCCACTTGGAATGGATCAACTTCCAAGTTTTCAGGCACACATTAGTACATCAATAATTTTAATAAGCTCTATCTCCTTTTATTTATTTCAAGAAAAGAAGATATTACCCTACTTGTATACAGCTCTCCTGATGGGTCTATTATTTGTATTTTCACAATTTCAACTATGGAGTACTTTGAAAGTCAATGGTATATATGCCGGATCAGGAATCTTTGCATCCATTATTTATGGATATACTTGGACACATGCGGCCCACATACTTCTAGGTCTAATTGGACTTCTCAGTCTTGTTTTTAGAGTTAACAAAGTGAACTTCTTACAGCAAGAAGGGCTGGTTATCAATATTGGAAAATTTTGGCATTTTCTCGCTGTCGTTTGGTTAATAATTTATGCGTTGATATTTGTTATATAG
- a CDS encoding cbb3-type cytochrome c oxidase subunit I, translated as MAFYEQHIHAKPTTFLSKYIFSFDHKVIGKQFLWYGIFFLGIGGMMALLIRWTLAFPGQAFPLLGPFLFPDSNGIVPPDTYAMLFTLHGTIMIFFAITPILIGAFGNFCIPLQIGARDMAFPVLNMLSFWLAFASGIVLLISLCLPLGAASGGWTSYPTLSTMIGQPGLGQTLWCLSLFMLGISSTMGAINYITTIIVLRAPGMGYFDMPLTVWGLGLTAVLNAIFLPVLGAGLLLLIFDRVFGTTFFLAGAAATSGTGDPILFQHVFWIFGHPEVYILILPAWGIVSDLLSFFSRKPAFGMKATALSMTTITILSTIVYGHHMYTTQMSPLLTQTFMMLTMTISIPSAVFFANWLGTLWKGSIRFDSPMLFALGVVFVFGLGGLTGLYLATVTTDLYLHDTYFVVGHFHYTMAASVLLGGFAAVYFWFPKMFGKMLNETLAKIHFWLTMLGLNGVFMGMMIVGYAGMHRRIYNPFVYEFLHKLIPINTFISVSAILMGLAQLFFVWNFIHTLLKGEKAQQNPWNVGTLEWTIPSPAPHYNFDKIPVVKCGPHEFSNPNVKDKDFQYQTEELVQA; from the coding sequence ATGGCATTTTACGAACAGCATATTCATGCAAAACCAACAACTTTTCTTTCTAAATATATATTTTCCTTTGATCATAAAGTAATTGGTAAGCAATTTTTATGGTACGGAATTTTCTTTTTAGGGATCGGTGGAATGATGGCCCTTCTTATACGTTGGACTCTGGCCTTCCCCGGACAAGCTTTTCCCCTCTTAGGGCCATTTTTGTTTCCTGATTCAAACGGAATTGTTCCTCCTGATACTTATGCTATGCTTTTCACTTTACATGGTACAATCATGATTTTCTTTGCCATTACACCAATTCTCATTGGAGCATTTGGAAATTTTTGTATTCCTTTGCAAATAGGTGCAAGAGATATGGCGTTTCCCGTTCTAAATATGCTTTCTTTTTGGCTTGCATTTGCCTCAGGTATTGTATTACTTATTTCTCTTTGTTTACCCTTAGGAGCTGCTTCTGGGGGATGGACTTCTTACCCCACTCTTTCAACAATGATCGGTCAGCCCGGTCTAGGTCAAACCTTATGGTGCTTATCACTTTTTATGCTAGGAATTAGCTCTACAATGGGTGCGATTAACTACATAACAACTATAATTGTCTTAAGAGCTCCAGGTATGGGATATTTTGATATGCCTCTAACAGTTTGGGGCCTAGGGCTTACAGCTGTATTGAATGCAATATTTTTACCAGTCCTAGGAGCAGGATTATTACTTCTCATCTTTGATAGAGTTTTTGGCACAACCTTCTTCCTGGCCGGTGCAGCAGCTACATCAGGAACGGGGGATCCAATTTTGTTTCAACACGTTTTTTGGATCTTTGGCCATCCAGAAGTATATATTCTTATTTTACCGGCCTGGGGTATAGTTTCAGACTTACTCTCTTTTTTCTCTCGTAAACCAGCTTTTGGGATGAAAGCAACAGCATTATCGATGACAACTATTACGATTTTATCAACAATCGTATATGGACATCATATGTACACAACACAGATGAGTCCCCTCCTTACTCAAACTTTTATGATGCTAACAATGACAATTTCAATACCTTCAGCAGTTTTCTTTGCAAACTGGCTTGGAACTCTATGGAAGGGATCCATACGTTTTGATTCACCAATGCTCTTTGCTCTTGGAGTAGTTTTTGTTTTTGGTCTAGGAGGATTAACTGGTCTTTATCTGGCCACTGTTACAACTGATCTTTATTTACATGACACCTATTTCGTTGTTGGACACTTTCACTACACAATGGCGGCATCTGTTCTCTTGGGTGGATTCGCTGCTGTCTATTTCTGGTTTCCAAAAATGTTTGGAAAGATGTTGAATGAAACCCTTGCTAAAATACATTTTTGGTTAACAATGCTTGGCTTAAATGGAGTATTCATGGGTATGATGATTGTCGGATACGCCGGAATGCACAGAAGAATTTATAATCCATTTGTTTATGAGTTTTTACACAAGCTTATTCCTATTAACACTTTTATTTCTGTAAGTGCGATCTTAATGGGGCTTGCGCAATTATTTTTCGTTTGGAATTTTATTCATACTCTCTTAAAAGGTGAAAAAGCTCAACAGAATCCCTGGAATGTAGGAACGCTAGAATGGACAATTCCTTCTCCTGCTCCTCACTACAATTTTGATAAAATTCCAGTTGTGAAATGCGGGCCTCATGAGTTTTCAAATCCAAATGTAAAAGACAAGGATTTCCAATATCAAACAGAAGAACTTGTTCAAGCGTAA
- the cyoE gene encoding protoheme IX farnesyltransferase, whose product MTKRLSLIAIFVTFSLLLWGGFVHNTQSSLACPDWPLCYGQLFPKMEGGIFIEHGHRLLASLVGFLTLLLLFFANKDYKKNKLNKYNRIIFQYSCLALFFVIIQGLLGGITVIYQLPTIVSTSHLGLSMIFFCTLIFINHQCIVKETYELGDSLIFENSIHSESEKISSQWPGELKNSAFIICMLIYSQMILGAFMRHSAAGASCGLGSKNSILCLDTLKWETTLWPSTAQAQLHMLHRVYAILVFLLIVYFVIKNIKLMNILSNEFKSFVKKQKIYLVGLILIILLQIKLGILTIAFNMLPFPTTAHLAGAALSLGVAWKIFLTYRSAQEELHPRGLHTFFEDVIDLTKPKLSSLVMLTALVGLILVPEHINFFRALASLVLIAMVVSGATSLNCLIEKDIDKTMERTLDRPLPAGRVSSKFVMILGTSLLGISIPLLWPVVNPLTSILGLIAALSYLFVYTPLKRKSHLAVFAGALPGAIPPLMGWTTVTGTFAPMAWSLFAILFAWQIPHFMAISVIYSKDYANAGIRVYPNVKGIRQTIQNVFTYTILLIGASLLPAKYAGAGRPYEIFAIIIGLVMLAISLQGFYKYRNGQEELKEWGKKYFWASIFYLPLLLGALLFLK is encoded by the coding sequence ATGACTAAAAGACTATCTCTCATTGCTATATTTGTGACTTTCTCTTTACTTCTGTGGGGAGGATTTGTTCATAATACTCAATCTTCTTTGGCCTGTCCCGATTGGCCTCTTTGCTATGGACAATTATTTCCGAAAATGGAAGGCGGTATTTTCATAGAACACGGTCACAGACTTCTGGCCTCACTCGTTGGTTTTTTAACCCTACTTCTTCTTTTTTTTGCTAATAAAGATTATAAGAAAAACAAATTGAATAAGTATAATAGAATTATTTTTCAGTATTCTTGTTTGGCCCTTTTCTTCGTAATAATCCAAGGTCTTTTAGGAGGGATAACTGTTATCTATCAGCTACCAACCATCGTTTCAACGAGTCATCTTGGGCTATCGATGATTTTTTTCTGCACTTTAATTTTTATAAACCATCAGTGCATTGTTAAAGAAACTTATGAATTGGGTGATTCATTAATTTTTGAAAACAGCATTCATAGTGAAAGTGAAAAAATATCATCACAATGGCCTGGAGAATTGAAAAACAGTGCATTCATTATTTGCATGCTCATTTATTCTCAAATGATACTTGGGGCATTTATGCGTCACTCTGCCGCAGGTGCTTCGTGTGGACTTGGAAGCAAGAATTCAATATTGTGTCTTGACACTTTAAAGTGGGAAACAACTTTATGGCCCAGCACTGCTCAAGCACAATTGCACATGCTCCACAGAGTTTATGCTATTTTGGTCTTTCTTCTAATTGTTTATTTCGTGATAAAAAATATTAAACTCATGAATATTCTATCTAATGAATTTAAATCTTTTGTGAAAAAACAGAAAATATATCTTGTTGGTTTGATTCTCATTATTCTCCTTCAGATTAAATTAGGAATTCTAACAATAGCCTTTAATATGTTACCTTTTCCTACAACTGCTCATCTTGCCGGAGCCGCCCTTTCTCTAGGTGTAGCATGGAAAATTTTTCTAACTTATAGAAGTGCACAAGAAGAACTCCATCCGCGTGGTCTTCATACTTTTTTTGAAGATGTAATAGATCTCACCAAACCAAAACTCTCTTCACTCGTCATGCTTACTGCCCTTGTTGGTTTGATTTTAGTTCCTGAACACATTAATTTTTTTAGAGCATTGGCCTCATTAGTTTTGATCGCAATGGTAGTCTCAGGTGCAACTTCTCTAAACTGCCTCATCGAAAAAGATATTGATAAGACAATGGAAAGAACTCTCGATAGACCTCTTCCGGCCGGCAGAGTTTCTTCTAAGTTTGTGATGATCTTAGGAACTAGCTTATTGGGAATTTCTATTCCCTTACTATGGCCGGTAGTTAATCCCCTGACTTCAATTTTGGGTTTAATCGCCGCATTGAGTTACCTATTCGTTTACACCCCTCTTAAAAGAAAATCTCATCTTGCTGTATTCGCAGGAGCTCTCCCCGGTGCCATTCCTCCTCTCATGGGCTGGACGACGGTTACGGGCACCTTTGCCCCAATGGCCTGGTCGTTATTTGCCATTCTATTTGCATGGCAAATACCACATTTCATGGCCATCTCAGTAATTTATTCAAAGGACTATGCAAATGCTGGGATACGAGTCTATCCAAATGTAAAAGGAATTCGCCAGACAATTCAAAATGTGTTCACCTATACCATTTTACTCATAGGTGCTAGCTTACTACCTGCTAAGTATGCAGGGGCCGGAAGGCCTTATGAGATTTTTGCAATAATAATTGGACTCGTCATGCTCGCCATCTCGTTGCAAGGTTTTTACAAGTATAGAAATGGACAAGAAGAGTTGAAAGAATGGGGGAAAAAATATTTTTGGGCATCAATTTTCTATCTCCCTCTGTTACTTGGTGCGCTACTTTTTCTAAAATAA